The genomic segment AACCCATCGGCGAGCGCATCTTCGTGCATGGCCGCATACGCGATGAAGACGGTCGTCCAGTTCGCAACGCTTTAGCCGAGATCTGGCAGGCCAACGCGGCCGGCCGCTATCGTCACAAAGTCGACACGTGGGACGCGCCGATCGACCCCAACTTCTCCGGCGCGGGCAAAACCCTCACAGACGAGCAAGGCCGCTACTCTTTCAAAACAATCAAGCCCGGGCCGTACCCCTGGAGGAATCACCACAATGCCTGGCGCCCATCGCACATCCATTTCTCCCTGTTCGGCGCCGGAATCCTGTCGCGGCTGGTAACCCAGATGTATTTCCCCGGCGACCCGCTGCAGCCTCTCGACCCCATCTTCAACAGCATCCCTGATGAAGCAGCGCGCATGCGTCTCGTCTCTTCGCTCGATATGCAGCGAGCCGAGCCAAACTACGCGCTCGCATACCAGTTCGACATTGTGCTGCGCGGCCGCAGCGAAACACCTTTCGAGGAGCGTCCCCGATGAGCGCGGAACCACAGTTGATTCCCGCCAGCTCGCAGACAGTTGGTCCGTACTTCCGGATCGGCCTCGAATACATGACCGATCCAACTGAAGCGGCCGAGAAGGACACAATCACGATCCGCGGCCGGGTGCTGGATCGCGATCGCGCCCCAGTGGCCGACGCCATGCTCGAATTCTGGAATCCCTCGGCCACGTTTGCCGAACCGACTGCGATCCCAACGGGCTTTGCAAGAGCCGCAACCGATGACGACGGCAACTTCTGCGTGCGCATGGCGAAGCCTGCTCAGATCACAGCGAATGATGGATTGATGCAGGCGCCGCACATGCTCGTGCTCGTCTTTGCGCGAGGCCTTTTGCGGCACCTCATCTCCCGTGTCTATTTCGACGGCGAATCAAGCAACAGCACTGACGCCGTTTTGAGCACGATCCCTGCCGATCGACGCCACACCCTCGTTGCCCACCGCGATGGCCAGAATTCCTTTTGCTGGAACGTCGTCCTTCAAGGTAAAGATGAAACAGTATTCTTCGCCTGGTGAGAGTCACTGAGATGACTGACAGCCTGAACTCGTTCCTCTTCACCACGCCTGCGATGGCACACGCCTTTTCGCCCGAAGCGCAATTGCGAGCCATGGCAAGGTTCGAGTGGGCGCTCACATGCGCGCTTGAGAAGGCCGGGCTTGCCGAGACAGGATCCTCGTCCATTCTGGAATCGCTCCTCGACATCGAATTCGTCAATTTCGAATCTCTGCAGCGCGAAGCCAGAGATGTCGGAAATATTGCGATTCCATTCGTGCGCCAGCTTACCTCTGCTGTGAAGCAGCGCGACGAGGCCGCATCAAGGGCGATACACCTCGGCGCTACCAGCCAGGATCTTCTTGATACCGCACTGATGCTGCAGATTCGTGTCGCGGGGTCACTGCTCAATTCTTCCCTGGACCGGCTCGAGATCGCGCTGACGAAGCAAATCAGAGATCATGCGCACACGATCCTGACCGGCAGAACGTGGCTGCAACCTGGACCACCCACCACATTGGGACTCAAACTAGCTGGAACACTTACCGCGTTGCGTCGCAGTTGCGAGCGCCTGCACGCAGCCCTCCACCAGGCAACTGTGCTACAGCTCGGGGGCGCAGTTGGCACGCTGTCGGTATTGCGCGAAGCTGGCCAGGAGGTCTCGGCGGAACTTGCGCGAATCCTGAACCTCCGTGAACCTGAACTTCCCTGGCACACCCAGCGCGATCGCATCGTCGAAATAGTTCAGGTGCTGGCGCTCCTCACAGGCTCACTCGCAAAGTTCGCACGCGATATCGCCTTACTGATGCAATCTGAAGTCGGCGAGGCTGGGGAAGCCACTGGGAGCGGACTCGGCGGTTCTTCAACCATGCCGCACAAGCACAACCCAGTCGCATGCGCGGCAGTTCTGGCCGCGCATGCAAGAATGCCCGCTCTCGTCTCGACGATGCTCTACGTGATGCCTCAGGAGCACGAGCGCGGAGTGGGCCTGTGGCAGGCAGAATGGGACACAGTCCCCGAAGCATTCCGCCTCACCGCTGCCGCACTTGAGTACTCCGTCCAGATCGCCGAAACAATGCAGGTCAACACCGCGCGTATGCAAGCGAACTTCGACGACCTTCTCGGGATCACGATGTCCGAAGCGGTGAGCGCAGCGCTCGCTCCAAAGATCGGCCGGTCCGCCGCACACGCACTCCTGCGTCGTGCA from the Occallatibacter riparius genome contains:
- the pcaH gene encoding protocatechuate 3,4-dioxygenase subunit beta — its product is MIETPNVELAAPGTQPDYYYPPYVSSMSRAPLMPLVSLPSTTTENTGPVFGHELIRRGDNDLTAQHAGEPIGERIFVHGRIRDEDGRPVRNALAEIWQANAAGRYRHKVDTWDAPIDPNFSGAGKTLTDEQGRYSFKTIKPGPYPWRNHHNAWRPSHIHFSLFGAGILSRLVTQMYFPGDPLQPLDPIFNSIPDEAARMRLVSSLDMQRAEPNYALAYQFDIVLRGRSETPFEERPR
- the pcaG gene encoding protocatechuate 3,4-dioxygenase subunit alpha — protein: MSAEPQLIPASSQTVGPYFRIGLEYMTDPTEAAEKDTITIRGRVLDRDRAPVADAMLEFWNPSATFAEPTAIPTGFARAATDDDGNFCVRMAKPAQITANDGLMQAPHMLVLVFARGLLRHLISRVYFDGESSNSTDAVLSTIPADRRHTLVAHRDGQNSFCWNVVLQGKDETVFFAW
- a CDS encoding lyase family protein, with amino-acid sequence MTDSLNSFLFTTPAMAHAFSPEAQLRAMARFEWALTCALEKAGLAETGSSSILESLLDIEFVNFESLQREARDVGNIAIPFVRQLTSAVKQRDEAASRAIHLGATSQDLLDTALMLQIRVAGSLLNSSLDRLEIALTKQIRDHAHTILTGRTWLQPGPPTTLGLKLAGTLTALRRSCERLHAALHQATVLQLGGAVGTLSVLREAGQEVSAELARILNLREPELPWHTQRDRIVEIVQVLALLTGSLAKFARDIALLMQSEVGEAGEATGSGLGGSSTMPHKHNPVACAAVLAAHARMPALVSTMLYVMPQEHERGVGLWQAEWDTVPEAFRLTAAALEYSVQIAETMQVNTARMQANFDDLLGITMSEAVSAALAPKIGRSAAHALLRRAADRALREKRHLGDILKETPDLLHHLSPEDIDRLLDPRAYLGSAQRFIDNVSGDPDARS